One region of Aminobacterium colombiense DSM 12261 genomic DNA includes:
- the vorB gene encoding 3-methyl-2-oxobutanoate dehydrogenase subunit VorB yields MGRVLMKGTEAIAEAAIQAGCKFFFGYPITPQNEIPEYMSAHLPEIGGTFVQAESEVAASYMIMGGGATGHKVMTTSSSPGISLMSEGITYMAGAEIPVVIVNVMRGGPGLGGILPSQADYLQATKGGGNGDYNLIVMAPSTLQEAVDITQESFELALRYRNPVLILADGFMGQMMEAVEIKPYVDKDVPDISEWALGYMGERGGKRSSLKSLYLSPEALENHNKDLQKKYALIKERESRCESYMTEDAELVIAAYGTTARISRSVINNLREQGHKVGLIRPITLWPYPYADFAKLPKTVKNILVAEMNCGQMVDDVKVATGCKIPVSFYGRSGGMSPSVKEIEQQCRNLLGLE; encoded by the coding sequence ATGGGACGCGTACTGATGAAAGGAACTGAAGCCATTGCAGAGGCAGCCATACAGGCTGGCTGCAAATTTTTCTTTGGTTACCCTATTACACCGCAAAATGAAATTCCCGAATACATGTCAGCCCATCTGCCAGAGATTGGCGGAACCTTCGTGCAAGCTGAAAGTGAAGTGGCGGCCAGTTATATGATCATGGGAGGCGGTGCAACTGGTCATAAGGTTATGACAACATCGTCCAGTCCTGGAATCTCTCTCATGTCAGAAGGAATAACCTATATGGCTGGAGCTGAAATCCCAGTTGTTATTGTAAATGTTATGCGAGGAGGGCCAGGCCTTGGTGGGATCCTACCATCCCAGGCAGATTATTTACAGGCTACCAAGGGTGGCGGGAATGGCGATTACAACTTGATAGTAATGGCCCCAAGCACCCTACAAGAAGCGGTCGATATTACACAGGAATCATTTGAGCTTGCTTTGCGTTACCGCAATCCCGTGCTTATTCTTGCCGACGGCTTTATGGGGCAGATGATGGAAGCTGTTGAAATAAAACCCTACGTCGATAAGGATGTACCAGATATTTCTGAATGGGCATTGGGATACATGGGAGAAAGAGGCGGGAAACGAAGTTCACTTAAAAGCTTGTATCTCTCTCCGGAAGCCCTTGAGAACCACAATAAAGATCTTCAGAAGAAATATGCTTTAATAAAAGAAAGAGAGTCTCGATGTGAAAGCTATATGACTGAGGACGCAGAATTGGTCATAGCAGCTTATGGAACAACAGCCCGTATCTCTCGTTCTGTTATCAACAATCTTAGAGAACAAGGTCACAAGGTCGGTCTGATTAGGCCCATCACCCTATGGCCCTATCCTTACGCAGACTTTGCAAAGCTGCCTAAGACCGTAAAGAATATTCTTGTGGCAGAAATGAACTGCGGACAAATGGTGGACGATGTGAAAGTTGCAACCGGATGTAAAATCCCAGTTAGTTTCTATGGTCGATCCGGCGGCATGTCACCTTCCGTAAAAGAAATTGAACAGCAGTGCAGAAATTTGCTCGGCCTGGAGTAG
- a CDS encoding 4Fe-4S dicluster domain-containing protein has product MAKGRINVLEEYCKSCGLCVAACPVKVLRISEKINSRGHRPVEQFKEGCIGCAMCATSCPDAAIEVFKVVEG; this is encoded by the coding sequence ATGGCAAAAGGACGTATTAACGTTCTTGAAGAGTATTGCAAGAGTTGTGGGCTTTGTGTCGCTGCCTGTCCTGTCAAAGTTCTGCGAATATCAGAAAAAATTAATAGCAGAGGGCATAGGCCGGTTGAGCAATTCAAAGAAGGATGTATTGGGTGCGCAATGTGTGCAACCTCATGTCCTGACGCAGCGATCGAAGTATTTAAGGTCGTTGAAGGCTAA
- the fmt gene encoding methionyl-tRNA formyltransferase — translation MKIWFIGTGSFAAFCLEHLVSKCNMHFDRIITGMPKRGGRGMGERPSYVEETATKLNRSVFRTDKLSKDEELKRVLLESPPHCVIVVDFGQKVQEPFLSTPLWGCLNIHPSILPQYRGAAPIQRALMDGQKATGVTVFRLVEEMDAGPVLGQTQIEIGPDETSGDLFQRLAEEGSNLLKVVVKSCNEGTNITTLQNSKLVTYASKIEKRETQLSWSFDAQRFHNTVRALNPQPGAFIFYKKRRLKIWKTSVCEGTGKPGEVLGFIEGNPLVALQEGAVLLLEVQPEGRRVQSGSEWSRGIRLKKGDNFVE, via the coding sequence ATGAAGATATGGTTTATAGGAACGGGTTCATTTGCGGCTTTTTGCCTTGAACATCTTGTTTCGAAATGTAATATGCATTTTGATCGAATTATTACTGGCATGCCTAAGCGTGGAGGCAGAGGGATGGGGGAAAGACCTTCATATGTAGAAGAAACAGCGACAAAATTGAACAGATCCGTTTTTCGGACAGATAAACTTTCAAAAGACGAGGAACTAAAAAGAGTTCTTCTCGAATCTCCACCCCATTGCGTCATCGTTGTTGATTTTGGACAGAAGGTCCAGGAACCATTTTTAAGCACCCCCTTATGGGGCTGCCTCAACATCCACCCCTCCATTCTACCTCAATATCGAGGTGCCGCTCCCATCCAGAGAGCCTTGATGGATGGACAAAAAGCAACAGGTGTGACAGTGTTTAGACTGGTGGAGGAAATGGACGCTGGGCCCGTTCTCGGACAGACCCAAATAGAGATAGGGCCAGATGAAACCTCGGGGGACCTATTTCAGAGGTTAGCGGAAGAGGGTAGCAATTTACTGAAAGTAGTTGTAAAATCTTGTAATGAGGGTACTAATATAACAACGTTACAAAATTCTAAATTAGTTACATATGCTTCAAAAATAGAAAAAAGAGAAACTCAGCTTTCTTGGAGTTTTGATGCACAGAGATTCCACAACACGGTTCGAGCTCTGAATCCCCAACCGGGGGCCTTTATTTTTTATAAAAAACGCAGGCTTAAAATTTGGAAAACATCTGTTTGTGAAGGGACAGGAAAACCAGGCGAAGTACTTGGTTTTATAGAAGGGAATCCTCTCGTAGCATTGCAAGAAGGCGCAGTTCTTCTTCTTGAGGTTCAGCCAGAAGGCCGCCGAGTTCAATCAGGTTCAGAATGGAGCAGAGGCATTCGTTTAAAGAAGGGGGACAACTTTGTTGAATAA
- the def gene encoding peptide deformylase: protein MKKFLIRTYPDPVLRKETEAIDLFDSKLMDLIEEMKVIMLESDGVGLAAPQVGVSKKLAIVYYDETLYVLINPILLKADGEQVSEEGCLSFPGIFGNVLRPRHVVIEAYNEHGEKLTIEAEDFLARAFLHEMDHLEGRLLIDHFSPLKKNIIRKRMRQHAKDER, encoded by the coding sequence TTGAAAAAATTTCTGATTCGAACCTATCCAGATCCTGTTTTGCGAAAAGAAACAGAAGCCATAGACCTGTTTGATTCAAAACTAATGGATCTCATTGAAGAAATGAAGGTTATTATGCTTGAATCGGACGGTGTAGGACTTGCAGCCCCCCAAGTGGGCGTATCAAAAAAGCTGGCAATTGTATATTATGATGAAACTCTTTATGTCCTCATTAACCCCATCCTTTTAAAAGCCGATGGCGAGCAGGTTAGTGAAGAGGGGTGCCTGAGTTTCCCGGGAATATTCGGGAATGTTCTTCGCCCCCGTCATGTAGTAATTGAGGCTTATAATGAACATGGGGAGAAACTGACAATAGAAGCTGAAGATTTTCTTGCCCGAGCTTTTCTTCATGAGATGGACCATCTTGAAGGGAGGCTTTTGATCGACCATTTTTCTCCCTTGAAAAAGAATATCATACGGAAAAGAATGAGACAGCATGCAAAGGATGAACGCTAA
- a CDS encoding 30S ribosomal protein S1 → MMEEMNNDVKTTENFENMDMESMLEKYAGEEIHKGKVVTGTIVGANEDGWLVDVGYKCEGFLPRREWTHKILVEEEEEPSINDEIQVQVINIRHGEDAQLLVSRWRCEFDRRWAELESFVSSHDLISVRGIRKVKGGLMVNCFNLEGFIPISHLAEEGRGVNPGKFVGEVFDVKLLEKDRRKRRLVLSRRMLVEEAVEEQRNKFYTTVSEGDILEGRVSSITSFGAFINLGPIDGLVHISELSWKRNVKPKEVVKKGETVKVKVIGIEQENNRVSLSIKQTQPDPWSIVEENWKIGDKASGVVTNVTDFGAFVEVGPGIEGLIHIGDLSWARIKHPRDVLKKGQNVEVVVLDVDAEKKRMSLGYKQLNDPWTGIEERYTKGQDITVKVVRLADFGAFVEVEEGVEGLIHISQLSTKRVDKPEDVLSEGEEVLARVIEINPAERRMRLSISALFEEEIRKNREEEKKKRLAQKAEESRQKQQPTFHEEEPSITIGDVLKDFLNR, encoded by the coding sequence ATGATGGAAGAAATGAATAATGATGTTAAAACAACCGAAAATTTCGAAAATATGGATATGGAATCCATGCTCGAGAAATATGCGGGAGAGGAAATTCACAAAGGGAAAGTTGTAACAGGGACAATTGTTGGAGCAAATGAAGATGGTTGGCTCGTGGATGTAGGATATAAGTGTGAAGGTTTTCTTCCTCGAAGAGAGTGGACTCATAAAATATTAGTTGAAGAGGAAGAAGAGCCCTCAATTAATGATGAAATTCAAGTGCAGGTCATCAATATACGCCACGGAGAAGATGCTCAGCTTCTGGTAAGCCGCTGGCGCTGTGAATTTGACAGGCGTTGGGCTGAGTTGGAATCCTTTGTTTCTTCTCACGATCTTATTTCAGTGAGAGGGATACGCAAGGTTAAGGGCGGATTGATGGTCAACTGCTTTAATCTCGAAGGGTTTATTCCTATTTCCCATCTTGCTGAAGAGGGACGAGGGGTGAACCCCGGTAAATTTGTGGGAGAAGTCTTTGATGTAAAACTTTTGGAGAAAGACCGACGCAAGAGACGTCTTGTCCTTTCAAGAAGAATGCTTGTTGAAGAAGCAGTAGAGGAGCAGCGGAATAAATTTTATACAACAGTTTCAGAGGGAGACATTCTTGAGGGCAGGGTAAGCAGCATTACATCTTTCGGCGCTTTTATCAATCTTGGCCCCATCGATGGTCTTGTTCACATTAGCGAGCTTTCATGGAAGCGCAATGTAAAACCGAAAGAAGTTGTTAAAAAAGGTGAAACCGTAAAGGTAAAGGTTATTGGTATAGAGCAGGAAAACAACCGTGTTTCCCTCAGCATAAAACAAACCCAGCCAGATCCCTGGAGCATTGTAGAAGAAAACTGGAAAATTGGGGACAAAGCTTCTGGTGTAGTTACAAATGTCACAGACTTTGGGGCTTTTGTAGAAGTGGGGCCTGGCATTGAAGGGCTTATCCATATTGGTGACCTTAGCTGGGCGCGTATTAAACATCCACGTGATGTCCTTAAAAAGGGCCAGAATGTAGAAGTTGTGGTTCTTGATGTGGATGCGGAGAAAAAACGTATGAGCCTCGGCTACAAACAGCTTAATGACCCTTGGACAGGAATAGAGGAAAGATATACCAAAGGACAGGATATTACTGTTAAAGTTGTCAGGCTGGCTGATTTCGGTGCCTTTGTAGAAGTGGAAGAAGGCGTTGAGGGGCTCATCCATATCTCTCAACTGAGCACAAAACGTGTAGACAAGCCCGAAGACGTATTGTCTGAAGGCGAGGAAGTTTTAGCGCGGGTCATTGAAATTAATCCTGCAGAGCGAAGAATGAGACTAAGTATTAGCGCTCTCTTCGAAGAAGAGATTCGTAAGAATCGAGAAGAAGAGAAAAAGAAACGTCTCGCTCAGAAAGCAGAAGAGAGCAGGCAAAAACAGCAGCCAACATTCCATGAAGAAGAGCCCTCGATTACTATCGGGGATGTCTTGAAAGACTTTCTTAATCGCTAA
- the ispH gene encoding 4-hydroxy-3-methylbut-2-enyl diphosphate reductase, producing the protein MKQIIVADPTGFCFGVRRAIETLEKILSDEGPIYSLGMPIHNPQEVERLAKKGLVVVDSPDMIPPLSRIFIRAHGISSELFSTLQKHSIHIVDGTCPFVKKAQERIKLLAREGYKICIIGNGNHPEIKALQGIVEGKATVIEKKEDVTEIGKTAKLGVISQTTQDSKVFAAIVSELALRTQEMRVYNTICNATRERQDATRKLAQFVDGIIVVGGRNSANTGKLYDIARFSGIDVVWIEHAEELDRRWLSGKARVGITAGASTPDWLISQLKNTLSSRR; encoded by the coding sequence CTGAAGCAAATAATAGTTGCTGACCCTACGGGTTTTTGTTTTGGCGTTCGCAGAGCTATAGAAACCCTTGAAAAAATATTGAGCGATGAAGGCCCCATATATTCTCTCGGCATGCCCATACATAATCCACAGGAGGTTGAGAGACTTGCGAAGAAGGGCCTTGTTGTTGTTGACTCCCCCGATATGATTCCCCCGTTATCCCGTATCTTTATTCGCGCCCATGGGATATCATCAGAACTCTTTTCCACTCTTCAAAAACACTCCATTCACATAGTAGATGGGACATGTCCATTTGTTAAAAAAGCTCAGGAGCGAATAAAGCTTCTTGCTCGGGAAGGATATAAAATTTGTATCATCGGTAACGGGAATCACCCAGAAATAAAAGCTCTTCAGGGGATAGTTGAGGGCAAGGCTACAGTCATAGAAAAAAAAGAGGACGTCACAGAGATTGGTAAAACTGCTAAATTAGGAGTAATATCACAGACAACACAGGATAGTAAGGTTTTTGCAGCCATTGTTTCAGAGCTCGCGCTCAGAACTCAGGAAATGCGCGTCTATAACACGATTTGCAATGCAACTCGTGAACGACAAGATGCCACTCGCAAGCTAGCTCAATTTGTAGATGGTATTATAGTAGTGGGGGGCAGGAACAGCGCAAATACAGGGAAGCTGTATGATATAGCCCGCTTTTCCGGAATTGACGTTGTGTGGATAGAACACGCTGAAGAATTGGACAGGAGGTGGTTATCAGGTAAGGCGCGAGTAGGAATCACAGCCGGGGCCAGTACTCCGGATTGGCTGATTAGTCAGCTTAAAAATACATTGTCATCACGCAGGTAG
- the miaA gene encoding tRNA (adenosine(37)-N6)-dimethylallyltransferase MiaA — MMKGKLPILAIIGPTAVGKTKLSLEIAETLKAEVISVDSRQVYRYMNVGTDKVTFQTRQHILHHMLDVVDPDEVFSAADFVDKSMAAIERIMNRGKIPLFVGGTPFYYHALFEGVLTKDLPRDRKLTDELEKFASKHGNQALHDQLSAIDPKRASQLHVNDVRRVSRAIEIYKLTGQNATWWYSSEEKRKGYYDVLYLGLNRPRLLLFDAIEKRVHQQFDGGFIEEVEWLLHHGFDERFPSMQGFGYKEISLYLRGKLTKEEAVEGDISATKKFCRRQMTWFKKFLPTLWYDISAYKEDDLKRNVLEACLRHLERGNEI; from the coding sequence ATGATGAAGGGGAAGCTGCCAATTCTTGCTATTATTGGCCCCACAGCAGTGGGGAAAACCAAATTAAGCTTAGAAATAGCAGAAACGTTAAAGGCCGAGGTCATCTCTGTGGATTCAAGACAAGTCTATCGATATATGAATGTGGGTACTGATAAAGTAACCTTCCAGACAAGGCAGCACATTTTACATCATATGCTTGATGTGGTGGATCCTGACGAAGTTTTTTCTGCTGCAGATTTTGTGGACAAAAGCATGGCGGCGATTGAGCGAATCATGAATCGGGGGAAAATTCCCCTTTTTGTGGGAGGAACACCTTTTTATTACCATGCGCTTTTTGAAGGAGTTCTGACGAAAGACCTTCCTAGGGATAGAAAACTCACTGATGAACTTGAAAAGTTTGCATCAAAACATGGAAACCAGGCTCTTCATGACCAACTGAGCGCGATTGATCCGAAAAGAGCCTCACAGCTTCATGTTAACGATGTGCGTCGTGTAAGCCGGGCTATTGAAATTTACAAGTTAACAGGACAAAATGCTACATGGTGGTATTCCTCCGAAGAAAAAAGAAAAGGATATTATGATGTGCTTTATTTAGGGTTGAATAGGCCTAGACTACTTCTTTTCGACGCTATAGAGAAACGTGTCCATCAACAGTTCGATGGAGGCTTTATAGAAGAAGTGGAATGGCTTTTACATCATGGTTTTGATGAGCGGTTTCCATCCATGCAGGGTTTCGGATATAAGGAAATATCACTTTATCTTCGTGGGAAATTAACAAAAGAAGAAGCTGTCGAAGGAGACATAAGCGCAACTAAAAAGTTTTGCAGAAGACAAATGACCTGGTTTAAAAAGTTTTTGCCAACTCTGTGGTATGATATTTCTGCTTACAAAGAAGATGATTTGAAGCGAAATGTTTTAGAAGCCTGTTTAAGGCATCTTGAAAGGGGCAACGAAATCTGA
- the mutL gene encoding DNA mismatch repair endonuclease MutL, producing the protein MAILKLPREVALKIAAGEVVERPVSVVKEALENSLDAHSSRILVTLTEGGKSSIVVEDNGNGILWQEMPLVITRYATSKIATVNDLSNIKTLGYRGEAIASIAAVSRIDLRSKAKGAAEGGLLKAEGGSIVCHEQLPWKEGTRLQVDDLFFNFPARKKFLRSNLSELRKISALMRDFGAAYPAVLFSLYHNGNKIFETQGTGDRAAVLRSLWGASPETRSTTVSCGSIKLECWWQSTPGRQKNIITSFVNGRIVSDPLIRGAASAACKDFSGNWMFFFTLPPELVDVNIHPAKAEVRFRYPAEIFEAVKAASLDLQNRPTRLSFPSFWEGKELKEFVAPHLHRQALPQREEGQDLFSRVSSPELLEEVKIESWGEKSVFSPDESKIFFIAQMAAGYLLFEKNGQLIIMDPHAAHERIEYEKVLSRMKSEQFPSQKLNPPLLIPPTLASEVEEYGVELEKAGFIFEIEEGQSMLSASPALPIEGREGPLFLLRTAILTWNETGSRAMDDVIWKKWATIACKRAVKLTTHCNAAEALHLYAALQFCENPSVCPHGRPTTLVLDKYEIEQFFGREK; encoded by the coding sequence ATGGCAATACTTAAACTTCCCCGTGAAGTTGCTCTCAAAATAGCGGCTGGGGAAGTTGTGGAACGCCCAGTGTCGGTAGTGAAGGAAGCGCTGGAAAACTCTCTTGACGCCCATTCGTCTCGCATCCTGGTAACTTTAACTGAAGGGGGAAAGTCCTCCATCGTTGTTGAAGATAATGGTAACGGCATCCTATGGCAGGAAATGCCCCTGGTCATTACTCGGTATGCCACTAGCAAAATAGCAACTGTTAATGACCTGAGCAATATTAAGACATTAGGATATCGTGGTGAAGCTATTGCCAGTATTGCCGCTGTGAGCAGAATAGACCTTCGAAGCAAAGCTAAAGGAGCCGCCGAAGGAGGACTTCTAAAGGCGGAGGGGGGCAGTATTGTCTGTCATGAACAGCTGCCATGGAAAGAAGGGACCCGCCTGCAGGTGGATGACCTTTTTTTCAATTTCCCGGCACGTAAGAAATTTCTGCGAAGCAACCTTTCCGAATTGAGGAAAATATCTGCGTTAATGCGAGACTTTGGAGCAGCCTACCCTGCAGTGTTATTCAGTCTCTATCATAATGGCAATAAAATATTTGAAACTCAGGGCACTGGGGATCGTGCCGCCGTTCTTCGTTCATTATGGGGGGCCTCTCCTGAAACGCGGTCCACAACAGTCTCATGCGGATCAATAAAGCTTGAGTGCTGGTGGCAGTCCACTCCTGGACGCCAAAAAAACATAATTACCTCCTTTGTTAACGGAAGAATTGTATCTGACCCGTTGATACGTGGAGCGGCTTCTGCAGCCTGTAAGGATTTTTCTGGAAATTGGATGTTCTTTTTTACTCTTCCCCCGGAACTTGTGGATGTTAATATCCATCCGGCAAAGGCAGAAGTACGTTTTAGATATCCTGCCGAAATTTTCGAGGCGGTGAAAGCGGCGAGTCTGGATTTGCAGAACAGGCCGACCAGGCTCTCTTTCCCTTCTTTTTGGGAAGGGAAAGAACTGAAGGAATTTGTTGCGCCTCATTTACATCGACAAGCACTTCCGCAACGAGAAGAAGGACAGGATCTATTTTCCAGAGTTTCATCCCCGGAACTTTTAGAAGAAGTGAAAATTGAAAGTTGGGGGGAAAAAAGTGTCTTTTCCCCAGATGAGTCAAAGATATTTTTCATAGCTCAAATGGCTGCAGGGTACCTTCTGTTTGAGAAAAACGGGCAGCTCATTATTATGGATCCTCATGCGGCTCACGAGCGCATAGAATATGAAAAAGTCTTATCCAGAATGAAATCTGAGCAATTTCCATCTCAAAAGTTGAATCCGCCGCTTCTCATCCCACCAACTCTTGCCTCTGAAGTTGAGGAGTATGGAGTGGAGTTGGAAAAGGCAGGTTTTATTTTTGAAATTGAAGAAGGACAAAGCATGCTTTCTGCTTCCCCCGCTCTTCCCATTGAAGGAAGAGAGGGACCTCTCTTTCTCTTAAGGACGGCAATTTTGACATGGAATGAAACTGGTTCTCGAGCTATGGATGATGTGATTTGGAAAAAATGGGCTACAATTGCCTGCAAACGAGCGGTAAAACTTACAACCCATTGCAATGCTGCAGAAGCATTACACCTTTATGCAGCACTGCAGTTCTGTGAAAATCCTTCTGTTTGCCCTCACGGCCGGCCGACAACACTCGTACTAGATAAATATGAAATCGAACAATTTTTCGGGAGGGAAAAATGA
- the mutS gene encoding DNA mismatch repair protein MutS: MTPMLSQYVEWKKKYPDCLLFFRMGDFYEMFFEDAQKASEILDIALTSRDPSKSIPMAGVPFHAVDNYLGKLVKAGYKVAICEQVSVPDGKSLVDRRVIRIVTPGTYVPEEAGEEGRLASINLLNDDTIALAMLSVNTGCLEAGVLKKEEALSLITGFNPGEVLIPDTIKREDLPVELQNFFILQRTKEQFTPDGAARWLCKIFNVPALSVFGLEEGAFDTGCAGAVLHYLEETQFGAIQHVTRIYPLREKHFLHLDVASQQNLELVSGDGPTLYSVLNKCKNPMGRRLLREWILRPLLDQDAINKRQNGVEFLVQDPVVRQKLQNLLGECRDIERASSRLSLGTGNPRDLAAIRDTLLLIPLVYGYCKSSPLEKFISSDNSLETLSTLLASALCDEVPRHLHNGDVIRTGFNSELDSWRELREHGDQWLDQYLEKEKAKTDIPKLKVGSNKIFGYYLEISKGNLDKVPENYIRKQTLVSAERFITPELKEFEEKMAASEQEIASLESKIYADLVQHTLEHVQKIQDGAAMLSCIDVLASLAQVAWERNYIRPQINNGLNLKIEGGRHPVIEATFLDLPFVPNDIVLDGDEERIALITGPNMAGKSTYLRMAALLVIMAQMGAFIPAAEASMGLMDRVFTRIGARDELSRGNSTFMVEMIETANILHNVTDRSIVVLDEIGRGTSTYDGMSIAWAVLEYLDHGCGSKPKVLFATHYHELVALEDHLNGLKNLSMAVHEGERGISFLYKVVDGPADRSYGIEVARLAGIPPAVLKRAFHLLETFERADEVKPSGGVMETSQQIQLFPVSSQAIIEELAAIDPNKMTPFRALEMMYKITDQCREELQSHGNT; this comes from the coding sequence ATGACCCCCATGCTTTCTCAATATGTGGAATGGAAGAAGAAATACCCTGATTGTCTTCTATTCTTTCGGATGGGGGATTTTTATGAAATGTTTTTTGAAGACGCGCAGAAGGCGTCTGAAATACTCGATATAGCCTTGACGAGCAGAGACCCTTCCAAGAGTATTCCTATGGCTGGCGTTCCGTTCCATGCTGTGGACAATTACCTTGGAAAACTTGTTAAAGCAGGTTATAAAGTAGCTATTTGTGAGCAGGTAAGCGTCCCAGACGGAAAAAGCCTTGTAGACCGCAGGGTTATTCGCATTGTAACTCCCGGAACCTATGTCCCTGAAGAGGCAGGGGAAGAGGGACGTCTAGCCTCGATAAACCTCTTAAATGATGACACTATCGCTTTAGCCATGCTTTCTGTAAATACTGGATGTCTCGAGGCAGGAGTATTGAAGAAAGAAGAGGCTCTGTCACTTATTACCGGTTTTAATCCAGGAGAGGTTCTTATTCCAGATACGATCAAAAGAGAGGATCTTCCTGTGGAACTGCAAAACTTTTTTATCCTCCAAAGAACAAAAGAGCAGTTTACCCCTGACGGGGCTGCCCGCTGGCTGTGCAAGATCTTTAATGTTCCTGCTTTATCGGTTTTTGGCCTCGAAGAAGGGGCTTTTGATACAGGGTGTGCGGGAGCGGTTCTTCATTACCTTGAAGAAACCCAGTTTGGGGCTATACAGCATGTGACGCGAATATATCCCTTGCGCGAGAAACATTTTTTACATCTTGATGTCGCCTCTCAACAGAACCTGGAACTTGTCAGCGGCGATGGCCCTACTTTATATTCAGTGCTGAATAAATGTAAAAATCCAATGGGGCGGAGGCTTCTCAGGGAGTGGATACTTCGCCCTCTTCTTGATCAAGATGCAATCAACAAGAGACAGAACGGTGTTGAATTTCTTGTACAGGATCCTGTTGTGCGGCAAAAGCTTCAAAATTTGCTGGGGGAATGTCGAGACATAGAACGGGCATCTTCCAGGCTGAGCCTTGGCACAGGAAATCCCAGGGACCTGGCAGCCATTCGTGACACTTTGCTTCTTATTCCTCTTGTTTATGGGTATTGTAAATCTTCACCACTGGAAAAGTTCATATCATCCGATAACAGTTTGGAGACACTCTCCACCCTGCTGGCTTCTGCCCTGTGCGATGAAGTCCCTCGCCATTTGCATAATGGGGACGTAATTCGCACCGGTTTTAATAGCGAGCTCGATTCGTGGAGAGAATTGCGGGAGCATGGCGACCAGTGGCTTGATCAATATTTGGAAAAAGAGAAAGCCAAAACGGATATTCCCAAACTGAAAGTGGGAAGTAATAAGATTTTCGGCTACTATTTAGAAATCAGCAAAGGCAACCTTGACAAGGTGCCGGAAAATTACATTCGCAAACAGACCTTGGTTTCGGCTGAACGTTTTATTACTCCTGAACTTAAGGAGTTTGAAGAAAAAATGGCAGCATCTGAACAGGAAATAGCCAGCTTAGAATCGAAGATCTACGCAGATCTTGTTCAGCACACCTTGGAACACGTACAAAAAATACAAGATGGGGCTGCTATGCTCAGCTGTATTGATGTTCTTGCTTCACTTGCTCAGGTTGCCTGGGAGCGAAACTATATCCGCCCACAAATAAATAACGGTTTGAATCTGAAAATAGAAGGCGGCCGCCATCCAGTCATAGAAGCCACATTTCTAGATCTGCCATTTGTTCCCAACGATATCGTTCTTGATGGGGACGAAGAGAGGATAGCCTTGATTACCGGGCCAAACATGGCAGGCAAGTCTACCTATTTGCGAATGGCCGCATTGCTTGTCATCATGGCTCAGATGGGGGCATTTATCCCAGCTGCCGAGGCCTCCATGGGATTGATGGACAGGGTCTTTACCCGTATAGGGGCTCGTGACGAGCTCTCTCGCGGTAACAGCACATTTATGGTGGAAATGATAGAAACAGCTAATATACTCCACAATGTAACGGATAGAAGCATTGTGGTGCTGGATGAAATCGGGCGTGGCACTTCTACCTATGATGGGATGAGCATCGCATGGGCTGTGCTTGAATATCTTGATCATGGGTGCGGCTCCAAACCGAAAGTTCTTTTTGCCACCCATTACCATGAGCTTGTGGCGTTGGAAGATCATCTTAATGGTCTTAAAAATTTGAGTATGGCCGTTCATGAAGGAGAAAGGGGCATCTCATTCTTGTATAAAGTAGTTGATGGGCCAGCTGACCGTTCATATGGCATTGAGGTTGCCCGTTTGGCCGGCATTCCTCCAGCAGTGCTGAAAAGGGCCTTCCATTTGCTCGAAACCTTTGAGCGCGCCGATGAGGTAAAGCCATCGGGCGGAGTTATGGAAACATCCCAGCAAATACAGCTTTTCCCTGTTTCAAGTCAGGCTATAATAGAGGAGCTTGCGGCAATTGACCCCAACAAAATGACTCCCTTCAGGGCGTTAGAGATGATGTATAAAATCACTGATCAATGCAGAGAGGAGCTACAGTCTCATGGCAATACTTAA